A DNA window from Bacteroidales bacterium contains the following coding sequences:
- a CDS encoding GNAT family N-acetyltransferase, with product MKKNKKSIRKAQKKDVDIIHKLLDMEPFKYNDDVPYDREWIEVLVTNKKCLTLVYETEGQIKGFISGEKLISNVILLWFCAVKKEYQNKTIGIKLYLEFEKKCKERGINAILAYGYKTSAKMLEKLNFYSNEKMYKEFYKPLEEQLTE from the coding sequence ATGAAAAAAAATAAAAAATCAATCAGAAAAGCTCAAAAAAAAGATGTTGATATTATTCATAAACTTTTAGATATGGAGCCATTCAAGTATAATGACGATGTTCCTTATGACAGAGAATGGATTGAAGTACTTGTTACAAATAAAAAATGTTTGACTTTGGTTTACGAAACCGAAGGGCAAATAAAAGGTTTTATAAGCGGAGAAAAATTAATTAGCAATGTTATTTTATTATGGTTTTGTGCAGTAAAAAAAGAATATCAAAATAAAACTATTGGCATAAAACTTTATCTCGAATTTGAAAAAAAATGTAAGGAAAGAGGAATAAATGCAATTCTTGCTTATGGATACAAAACATCTGCTAAAATGTTGGAAAAACTGAATTTTTATTCCAATGAAAAAATGTATAAAGAATTTTATAAGCCATTAGAAGAGCAATTGACAGAATAA